In a single window of the Elaeis guineensis isolate ETL-2024a chromosome 4, EG11, whole genome shotgun sequence genome:
- the LOC105036901 gene encoding LOW QUALITY PROTEIN: polyphenol oxidase, chloroplastic-like (The sequence of the model RefSeq protein was modified relative to this genomic sequence to represent the inferred CDS: inserted 1 base in 1 codon), with product MSTTEAMGSSGKLDRRDMLIGLGGLYGAAAGLGVNRKALGLPIEAPDVSKCGPADLPPGATPTDCCPSSTSKIIDFKLPPSSNPLRIRSAAHLVDSEYLAKYAKAVELMKALPADDPRNFTQQANVHSAYCDGAYEQIGFPDLELQVHNSWIFFPWHRFYLYFHEKILGKLIGDETFALPFWNWDAPAGMQMPSIYTDPSSSLYNKLCDAKHQPPYLVDLGFNGQDPSFTHDQQIDYNLKTMYRQVITNGKTAQLFMGSPYRAGDQPNPGAGSLEXRGHNTVHVWTGDRNQPNGENMGALYSAARDPIFYAHHSNVDRMWYVWKMLGGKHKDFEDKDWLNSSFLFYDENAGLVRVKVKDCLDTQGLRYTYQDVEIPWLKTRPTPKGTAAAKKGARSPRAVTEATLPVTLDSSVSATVRRPKVSRSRKEKEDEEEVLVVEGIEFDRGMFIKFDVYINTPEEDGVDPGSTEFAGSFVNVPHKNNHSKKERTALRLGITDLLEDLGAEADGSVLVTLVPRKEKGNVKVGGLRLELRYQSPS from the exons ATGTCCACCACGGAGGCCATGGGATCTTCAGGCAAGCTCGACCGCCGTGATATGCTCATCGGCCTTGGTGGGCTCTATGGAGCTGCCGCCGGACTTGGAGTCAACCGCAAGGCCCTCGGACTCCCCATTGAAGCCCCTGACGTCTCCAAATGTGGCCCCGCTGACCTCCCTCCCGGCGCAACACCTACCGACTGCTGCCCATCATCCACCTCCAAAATCATCGACTTCAAGCTCCCGCCAAGCTCCAACCCGCTTCGCATCCGCTCTGCTGCCCACTTAGTTGACTCAGAGTACTTGGCAAAGTATGCCAAGGCCGTGGAGCTCATGAAGGCCTTGCCGGCCGACGACCCACGTAACTTCACCCAACAGGCTAACGTCCACTCCGCCTACTGTGATGGCGCCTACGAGCAGATCGGCTTCCCTGACCTCGAGCTCCAGGTCCACAATTCCTGGATTTTTTTCCCCTGGCACCGGTTCTACCTCTACTTCCATGAGAAAATACTCGGCAAGCTCATTGGCGACGAGACCTTCGCGCTTCCCTTCTGGAATTGGGATGCACCCGCTGGCATGCAAATGCCTTCCATCTATACCGACCCTTCTTCGTCGCTATATAACAAGCTTTGTGACGCCAAGCACCAGCCACCGTACCTCGTCGACCTCGGCTTCAATGGGCAGGACCCATCCTTCACCCACGACCAGCAAATCGACTACAACTTAAAGACAATGTATCGCCAAGTGATCACTAATGGGAAGACAGCACAACTGTTCATGGGATCCCCCTACCGCGCCGGGGACCAGCCAAATCCTGGCGCAGGCTCGCTCG AACGTGGACACAACACCGTCCATGTATGGACTGGTGATAGGAACCAGCCAAATGGAGAGAACATGGGCGCGCTTTACTCAGCTGCCCGTGATCCCATCTTCTATGCCCACCATTCCAACGTCGATCGCATGTGGTATGTGTGGAAGATGCTCGGTGGAAAGCACAAGGACTTCGAAGACAAGGACTGgctcaattcctcctttctcttCTACGACGAGAACGCCGGCCTAGTTCGAGTCAAAGTTAAGGATTGTCTGGATACTCAGGGGCTCCGCTACACCTACCAAGATGTCGAGATCCCTTGGCTGAAAACTCGACCAACTCCCAAGGGTACTGCGGCGGCGAAGAAGGGGGCAAGATCACCACGAGCGGTAACAGAGGCGACGTTACCGGTGACCTTGGACTCGTCAGTGAGTGCGACGGTGAGGCGGCCCAAGGTGTCGAGGAGCAGGAAGGAGAAAGAGGACGAGGAGGAGGTCCTGGTGGTCGAGGGGATCGAGTTCGACCGCGGCATGTTCATCAAGTTCGACGTGTACATTAACACGCCGGAGGAGGACGGGGTTGACCCCGGGTCAACTGAGTTTGCCGGGAGCTTCGTCAACGTGCCTCACAAAAACAATCACAGCAAGAAGGAGAGGACGGCGCTGCGGCTGGGAATAACGGACTTGCTGGAGGACCTTGGGGCCGAGGCAGACGGTAGTGTGCTCGTCACGCTGGTTCCGAGGAAGGAGAAGGGAAACGTGAAGGTGGGTGGGCTCCGGCTTGAGTTAAGATATCAGTCACCAAGTTGA